From Lucilia cuprina isolate Lc7/37 chromosome 4, ASM2204524v1, whole genome shotgun sequence:
CATCGCGTCAAAAGTAGCACATTTAGTTTAACAATTTTGGAACAGTAGTGTTATTATTAAGTATTCATAATCAATGTTCTACAGTTGTATTttagtatgtgttttttttgtattgatttgtttttgttacaaagaaatttatttgaaaaatatttattatatacaatgctacaacgatacgacattgattgtgaattgtacaattgtattacttatattttttgttattattgatttgtttttgtttaaaaaaaatttatttgaaaattttttttataatatacaatGCTACAATGATACgacattgattgtgaattggacaattctTTGAATTATAttctttgttattttgtaaatttaaaaatgatcaAATAAAATTCTGCCTATAACAATTCTGGTACaataaattaatgatttaaacaaaatatatatacgtatCTTtgtatctatataaatatatttatttttttttccaaaatttcgtACTTCAACGTGATACAAATAGAATGACGAAATATTGACAAAAAGCCAACAAcgaataaaaaggaaaaatgtgACAAAATATGGTTGTGGAGATGCAAACAGAATGTGAATTTGCATTTGCAAACAGCAAACAATAatgataaaacaaatacaataaattgcattttatcaaagcagaaaaggaaaaaaaatgcaaacaaaagccAATAGACCCCAAAACACATTTAGTTTAGTATACTGACCTCTAAAACACAATCGCCGGCTTTTAAATCACTTTTAGCGGCAGGTGTAAAATTATCCACAGCACTaacctaaacaaaaaaaaaaaataatacaaaatattaggaaaaataaaaaataaatttactacaTGAACAGAATTTTTACCCAAGGATAAGGATCCCATTTAGTGCGGGTCAAGTGAAAACCACAGGTTCCATTGGGAGATTtatctattttaataaaacgcaCAGAAGACTCATAATGATCATCATCATATTCTTCATCATCCTCTTCTAGAGGTTCattgaaaatttcactttttttatttttaaagaaactatttaattcattatttgtttgtttatctgTATTAGGGTTACAATTAATTTCATTATCTAAATCTTGTAGAGATTTAGTTTTAATTGCTATTAATTCTACATCATTTTCttctattatcattattatattataattatgcaattattttctattaattgtttaatattcaatttattttattttgtttttatatatgtatgtagtatatcttaacaaaaaatacacgTTAAATATCCGAGACGAGCTGATTCGTGTCAAGACGTGTGTTATATTGAcgcgttttaaaattatactaaaattcgtattgttttcatttattatctaggtttctttatttatttatttagcttcTCTTATGTGGTTTTCTTAACTCTTTTAACTTTTCGAACTGTAGTATTATTAActgattttcgtttttttattttctgcttCTTTAGCAtcatatttgtaaaaaacatatttaatttattattactcTATGTGCCCTACGATTTATAAAAAGGGCATGTCATGTTgtgtaagaaaaatatataagatttttatttttttgtataatacatatatataagatgtgattttttgtatttataaaaattaaattaaacctgtttactaattaagttaaatatttttagataaaaataaatataaagttaagGCACTTTTAATCAAGCAAGAAATCTAAATAGATACATATAAGCAATCCCATATTATCAGTCGTGACATTTGTACTTCTTCAGAGTTGTACTattatatttggaaaaaaattcacTCTATTTAAAACTCTTCCTGCAGAAACTGAACGATAAAATGactttcaaatttaattacttacctaacaacatactttttaatAAGTACTACATATTggctggattacatagaagttgTCTAAAAAGGTCTtacttataatgtgttatataaatgcTTTCTTATTCACAAGAATACAATTCACAACAActattttctaattacttgtaaccGTTTGtatttgcctccaatgacatcaccttGTTTAAATCCTattgtgtaattaaattttaccatTTTAACCCTTTATGTGGTTATGAAAATTTAAGTTagattataatttaacaaacatttttgttaaaagttaatttttcaaaatttaaaatttttttttaacatcgaATTTACTTTGAATTCAAAATGGATATGTTAAGCacaaaactgttaaaaaatttaatgtattgttataccctacaccactatagtggggagggtattatacgtttgtgctgatgtttgtaacatacaaaaatgttggtccaatacccaccttaaagtataccgatcgattcagaatcattttttgagtcgattaagacatgtccgtccgtctgtccggccggctggctgtccatgtaaaccttgtgcgcacggtacaggccgcaattttcaagataatttgatgaaatttggaccaagcatgttttttggcacaaggaagcctattgaaaatggttgaaatcggtccattatttcacctNNNNNNNNNNNNNNNNNNNNNNNNNNNNNNNNNNNNNNNNNNNNNNNNNNNNNNNNNNNNNNNNNNNNNNNNNNNNNNNNNNNNNNNNNNNNNNNNNNNNAACCACTGGATGAGTAAAAATAACAACTCACTACTGGCTCTTTGTGTATCTTAAACGCAGGTTGTAATTTACGTATATAAATGTGCACTTTGCTTAAGTACTTAAGCTATCGAATCTTTTGCCCTAGTAGCCCTGTTGGGGAAGGACAGGTGTCATGAGCAAACTCATCTAACTCCGACAAATATGTcgcccaaccacactactgagatagctctgttgatttggcaacagtaCCTAGAGGACTTAATTGGTAGTCCAAAATACAGATCACTtttaattgacaagactttatttATAGACCCACAgtgata
This genomic window contains:
- the LOC124419485 gene encoding uncharacterized protein LOC124419485, which codes for MIIEENDVELIAIKTKSLQDLDNEINCNPNTDKQTNNELNSFFKNKKSEIFNEPLEEDDEEYDDDHYESSVRFIKIDKSPNGTCGFHLTRTKWDPYPWVSAVDNFTPAAKSDLKAGDCVLEVSILN